A region of Jaculus jaculus isolate mJacJac1 chromosome 16, mJacJac1.mat.Y.cur, whole genome shotgun sequence DNA encodes the following proteins:
- the Evx1 gene encoding homeobox even-skipped homolog protein 1: MESRKDMVMFLDGGQLGTLVGKRVSNLSEAMGSPLSEPPEKMVPHACLSPRAGPLVSRERGGGGPEEEPVDGLAGSAAGLGAEPRAAGAAMLGPGPPVSSADSLSGQGQPSSSDTESDFYEEIEVSCTPDCTTGNAEYQHSKGPGSEALSDSPNSSSDVPKSHGGGGGGASGSQGTLACSASDQMRRYRTAFTREQIARLEKEFYRENYVSRPRRCELAAALNLPETTIKVWFQNRRMKDKRQRLAMTWPHPADPAFYTYMMSHAAAAGGLPYPFPSHLPLPYYSPVGLGTASAASSPFSGPLRPLDTFRVLSQPYPRPELLCAFRHPPLYPGPAHGLGASAGGPCSCLACHGGSANGLAPRAAAAAAAASDFTCASTSRSDSFLTFAPSVLSKASSVALDQREEVPLTR, encoded by the exons ATGGAGAGCCGAAAAGACATGGTTATGTTTCTGGATGGGGGTCAGCTTGGCACTCTGGTTGGCAAGAGGGTCTCCAATTTGTCCGAAGCCATGGGCAGTCCGCTGTCCGAGCCGCCAGAGAAGATGGTGCCCCACGCTTGCCTGAGCCCGCGAGCTGGCCCTCTGGTCTCCCGGGAGCGCGGCGGGGGAGGCCCGGAGGAGGAGCCGGTCGATGGACTAGCAGGCAGTGCTGCGGGGCTGGGCGCCGAGCCACGGGCTGCCGGAGCGGCCATGCTGGGCCCGGGACCCCCAGTCTCCTCCGCGGACAGCCTCTCTGGCCAGGGGCAACCCAGCAGCTCAGACACCGAGTCGGATTTCTATGAAGAAATCGAGGTGAGCTGCACCCCGGACTGCACCACCGGGAACGCCGAGTACCAGCACAGCAAAG GGCCCGGATCCGAAGCACTGAGCGACAGTCCGAACAGCAGCAGTGACGTCCCCAAGAGCCACGGTGGGGGCGGCGGCGGGGCTAGCGGCTCGCAAGGTACTTTGGCCTGCAGCGCCAGTGACCAGATGCGCCGCTACCGCACCGCTTTCACCCGCGAGCAGATTGCGCGGCTGGAGAAGGAATTCTACAGGGAGAACTACGTATCCAGGCCGCGGAGATGCGAACTGGCGGCAGCCCTAAACCTTCCAGAAACCACCATCAAG GTGTGGTTTCAGAACCGGCGCATGAAGGACAAGCGGCAGCGCCTGGCCATGACGTGGCCGCACCCGGCCGACCCCGCCTTCTACACGTACATGATGAGCCACGCGGCGGCCGCGGGCGGCCTGCCCTACCCGTTCCCGTCGCACCTGCCCTTGCCGTACTACTCGCCCGTGGGCCTGGGCACCGCCTCGGCCGCCTCGTCGCCCTTCAGTGGCCCGCTGCGCCCGCTCGACACGTTCCGCGTGCTCTCGCAGCCCTACCCGCGGCCCGAACTGCTGTGCGCCTTCCGACACCCGCCCCTGTACCCCGGCCCCGCGCACGGACTGGGCGCCTCGGCCGGCGGCCCCTGCTCCTGCCTCGCCTGCCACGGCGGCTCTGCCAACGGCCTGGCGCCCCGGgccgccgccgcagccgccgCTGCCTCGGACTTCACTTGTGCCTCCACCTCCCGCTCGGACTCCTTCCTCACCTTTGCGCCCTCTGTGCTCAGCAAGGCCTCCTCGGTCGCCTTGGACCAGAGGGAGGAGGTGCCCCTCACCAGATAA